GGTGCCAGTGGACCTGTTCGGCGCGGGACCAGTCCCGTTCGAAGCCGGCCACCAGGTAGGCGATGGCGGCGGGGTCCTCGACGAAGGCGGCGCGGCTGTGGTCCTCGGTGGCGGGGATGACGGCGATCCGCCGGTCGATGACGATCAGGCGGAGGAACGGCTCGTCCAGGACGCGCAGTTGGGCGCCGTGCTCGGTCATCGAGGTGGCGTGCCGGACGGCGCTGTCCTCGGTGAGCGCGACGGGCTGGTAGAGGGCGCGCAGGGTGGCGCCCCGGCTGAGCATCCGCCGGTCCTGGGTGTGGGCGAGTTCGAGGACGGCGGGCGGGCGCAGGCCGGGCTGGGCGCTGAGCAGTTCGAGGCGGCAGTCGGAGACCAGTTGGGCGATCCGCAGCCGGATGTCCTCCTGGCCGTCGACGTAGACGGCCCGTCCGGTCCGGCCGACGGGGCGGGGGACGGCGTCGTAGGCGCGGGCGAGCGGGTCGAGGGCGGCGGGCAGCCGGTTGGCGTCGAGCAGCAGGCGGGTGGCGCGGGAGCGCAGGTCGGCGCCGAGGCGTTCGGCGACGGCGCGCGGGCTGACCGCGACGTAGCAGCGGTCAGCCCGGTTGGGCAGGACCAGTCCGATCGCCACCAGCTGTTCCAGCAGGGCCTGTTGGCGTTCGGGGGTGAGGTCGGGGCCGAGCGCGGGCGGCCCGTCGAACGGTACCCGGCCGCCGACGGCGAGGACGGCCAGGTAGAGCCGGGTGGCGTCCTCCTCGGGCAGGCCGGTGCCCGGGTCGAACGCTCCGGCGCCCGGCTCGAAAGGCACGGTCCCCGGGTCGAACGCTCCGGTCGTCGGGTCGGACGGTCCGCCGTCCGGTCCGGACGGTGCGGTGTCCCGGTCCGCGGGCCCGCCGCCCGGTCGGGGCGGCGCGGTGTCCGGTTCGGACTTCGGGTGGTCCGCTGCCACGTCGAGCACTCCCTGCCGTGTTCCTCCGTTTGCGGATGATGATCCCAGCCGGGCCGTCCGGTCCGACGGCGGGAGTCGTCCGCGGTTACGGGCGCGTCCCCCGGGGCGGGTGCCGTTCGGCACCCGGATCCCGGAGGACCCGCTCGTGTCACGCCAGCGTCATGGCGCTTCGG
The window above is part of the Kitasatospora sp. NA04385 genome. Proteins encoded here:
- a CDS encoding LuxR family transcriptional regulator; translated protein: MPFEPGAGAFDPGTGLPEEDATRLYLAVLAVGGRVPFDGPPALGPDLTPERQQALLEQLVAIGLVLPNRADRCYVAVSPRAVAERLGADLRSRATRLLLDANRLPAALDPLARAYDAVPRPVGRTGRAVYVDGQEDIRLRIAQLVSDCRLELLSAQPGLRPPAVLELAHTQDRRMLSRGATLRALYQPVALTEDSAVRHATSMTEHGAQLRVLDEPFLRLIVIDRRIAVIPATEDHSRAAFVEDPAAIAYLVAGFERDWSRAEQVHWHRLDTRTLTRTITDRVGRLLAQGLTQRAVATRLGLSERTVAGHISRLRDLYGAGTLFQLGWLMRGGGGHG